ACTTGCATGTATTAGGCACGCCGCCAGCGTTCGTCCTGAGCCAGGATCAAACTCTCCATAGAAAGTTTGGTTTCATCTTTCGATGTCCATAGCTTTTTGTTTCTAATAAGAAACGTTGTTTTAAAAATAAAATAGAATTAACGTTGACGTATTTTGTTCAGTTTTCAAAGGTCAATCACTTCATTCGTCGTTAACAGCGACTTTTATATCTTATCACTTCTTTAGAAGTGTGTCAACAACTTTTTTTAAAATGTTTTTTAGCTTTTTTCTGTTTTGTGCTACCGTAGCAGCGACAAGTAATAATTTATCACGTATTAAATTGTTTTGCAATAGTTTTTTTAAATTTTTTCAAAAAAACTTAAGAACCTTAGTACATATGGAGTTTTAACTTCTTTCTGCTTAACATATCCTATCATTATTTAGAAGAAATGAAAATGTTTATTAATAGTTTTTATTTCAATTATAAAAAGGTGCTATAATCTACAACGTACCTATTCACTACTTCACATACTTGCCTTTCTATAGAAGAAAAGTATATTGTAGCCAAGAAAATTATTGAATGAAAGAGGTGTTTACATGCAGCGTGGCCGCACTTTAGTTTTAGCAGAAATAAGTATCATGACTGCCCTTGCCTTCCTATTAGACATTGTTGCTCAATTTTTCTCTCTTCCTCAGGGAGGTGCAATTTCCATTTCAATGGTCCCTGTTCTGATCGTTGCTTTTCGTCATGGTATAAAGGAAGGCCTTGCTTCTGGTTTTTTATTAGGTCTTCTACAAGTTATAGTAGGACCAAGTCAAATTTACACCCCTGTACAAGGTCTTATTGATTATCTCATTGCCTTTACAGTTATCGGATTTGCAGGATTAACTCGAAAAGGAATTATTTCTTCTCTAACAAACAATCACACCGGAAAAGTTATTTTGTACGTTGTTTTAGGATCTTTTGTAGGCAGTTTTTTGCGTTATCTTGCGCACTGCGTATCAGGTTATTTCTTTTTTGCTGTTTATGCTCCAAAAGATGTTCCTCTTTTGTGGTATACGATTGTTTATAACAGCACATATATGATACCAGCTTTTGTGTTAAGCACGATTGTAACATGCCTGATTTTAATTTCTTCTAAAAGACTGTTTATCTAATGAGCATAAACTAGTAAATCTCTACATACTTTCATAGTAAAGATGCTAGAGAGGAGTTTACACTCATGTTAATTCAGTTAGGAATGTGGCTATCTTTCCTAATGGCCATCTCCCTTATTTGTTTTGCTTACTTTGAAGGAATCAAAATAGGAGATAGGAGAGGAAAAGTAGAAGGCAGCCACTTTATATTAAGTTCTGTATTTGGCCTCATTTTTTGTTTATTTTTCTTTCACTTTCAGGACATGCTTTAAAGCCTCTCGCCAAGCGGAAGGCTTTTTTGTCTTTCTTTTCTTCTTGTCCTCTTTGTACTACCTCCCTCTTATAGCGCATATATCTTATAGACATAAAGTGTTAAGTTCTAGCCAGTGATCTTCCTTCTTTTCACCTTATAACGAAAGCGAGGTAAGAACATGTATTACGAAACGATATTAAAGCTTGGAATATCGGCTGTGCTAGGGTTAATTATTGGTCTTGAAAGAGAACTAAAGCGAAAACCTGTTGGATTAAAGACTTCACTTGTAATGTCCATTGTAAGCTGTATTTTAACTATCGTCTCTATCGAATCTGCTTATTTATTTGAAAAAGCAAGTAACATTACAATGGATCCTTTGCGACTTGCCGCTCAAATTGTATCTGGTATAGGATTCCTTGGAGCAGGGGTGATTCTGAGAAGAGAAAATGATAGTATTTCAGGCTTAACGACAGCTGCACTCATATGGGGAGCTGCTGGAATTGGCATTACGGTTGGAGCTGGCTTTTACACAGAAGCTGTGATTGCCGTTATTCTTCTTATGATCAGCGTTGAATTTATACCTTTCCTTACTAAACTGATTGGCCCTAAGCAGTTTAAAGAGAAAGAGATTCGACTGGAGCTAACCGTCTCTAGAGATGTTCATTTAACAACTCTTATCTCTGAAATCAAAAATTTAAATTTAAGGGTAAAACACGTTCGTGTAAAAGACCTGGATGACTTTGTCGTTATGCAGCTAAAAATCTTGGCCCATGAAAAGCGGTTCACGACAGATGTTTATTATGATATTCAAAAAGTTGCAGGGATTAAGCAAATTGATATTCAAAGTCTTTCTTAATAAACAAAAAGTACGAGTTGAGGTTACTACAGCAATCTCTACTCGCACTTTTTAATCTTTTTTATATTTATCAT
This window of the Priestia filamentosa genome carries:
- the thiT gene encoding energy-coupled thiamine transporter ThiT, translating into MQRGRTLVLAEISIMTALAFLLDIVAQFFSLPQGGAISISMVPVLIVAFRHGIKEGLASGFLLGLLQVIVGPSQIYTPVQGLIDYLIAFTVIGFAGLTRKGIISSLTNNHTGKVILYVVLGSFVGSFLRYLAHCVSGYFFFAVYAPKDVPLLWYTIVYNSTYMIPAFVLSTIVTCLILISSKRLFI
- a CDS encoding MgtC/SapB family protein; its protein translation is MYYETILKLGISAVLGLIIGLERELKRKPVGLKTSLVMSIVSCILTIVSIESAYLFEKASNITMDPLRLAAQIVSGIGFLGAGVILRRENDSISGLTTAALIWGAAGIGITVGAGFYTEAVIAVILLMISVEFIPFLTKLIGPKQFKEKEIRLELTVSRDVHLTTLISEIKNLNLRVKHVRVKDLDDFVVMQLKILAHEKRFTTDVYYDIQKVAGIKQIDIQSLS